The sequence CGGCATAGCTCCCCCGCGCGTGCACGACGGCTCCGGACCCGTTCCACTGCCCCTCGGCCCGACCCGCACGCTCACGACGGACAACGCCGCTGACCAGGACCCCGTCCACTGCCCGCACTGCGGATCCGCCGACACCGAGCTGCTGAGCAGATTCTCCTCCACAGCCTGCAAGGCGCTGCGCCGCTGCCTGGCCTGCCGTGAACCGTTCGACCACTTCAAGGAGCTGTGATGGCACGCTTCCACCCGCTCCAGGTGGCCTCGGTCGACCGGGTCACCGACGACTCCGTCTCCCTCACCTTCACCGTCCCGCCCGCACTGCGCGAGGAGTACCGGCACTCACCCGGCCAGCACCTGGCGCTGCGCCGCAGAGTCGACGGCAGGGAGATCCGGCGCACGTACTCGATCTGCTCCCCGGCCCCCGATCCGGCCGGCCCGGGCCCGAGCGCCCTGCGGGTCGGCGTACGGATGGTGGAGGGCGGCGCCTTCTCCGCCTACGCGCTGAAGGAGATCAACGTCGGCGACGTGCTGGAGGTGATGACCCCGGCCGGCCGCTTCACCCTGGACCCGGCGCCGGGGCTGTACGCGGCGATCGTCGGCGGCAGCGGCATCACCCCCGTGCTGTCCATCGTCTCCACGCTGCTGGCCCGCGAACCGGCTGCCCGGTTCTGCCTGATACGCGGTGACCGTACGGCCGCCTCGACGATGTTCCTGGAGGAGGTCGCCGACCTGAAGGACCGCTACCCGCAGCGGCTTCAGCTGGTGACCGTGCTCTCACGGGAGGAACAGCAGGCGGGCCTGCCGTCCGGTCGGCTCGACCGTGAGCGGCTGACCGGACTGCTTCCCGCGCTGCTGCCGGTCGACCGGGTCGCGGGGTGGTTCCTGTGCGGGCCCTACGGGCTGGTGCAGGGCGCGGAGCAGGCGCTGCGCAAGCTGTCCGTGGAACGGTCCCGCATCCACCAGGAGATCTTCCACGTGGACGCGGGTTCGCCCCCGGCCTCCACCGCCCAGGCCCCCGCGCACAGCGCGGTCACCGCCCGGCTCGACGGACGCGGCGGCACCTGGCCGGTGCGCGACGGCGAGACGCTGCTGGAGACGGTCCTGCGCAACCGCCCCGACGCGCCCTACGCCTGCAAGGGCGGAGTGTGCGGCACGTGCCGGGCCTTCCTGGTCTCCGGCGAGGTCCGCATGGACCGCAACTTCGCGCTGGAGACGGAGGAGACGGAGGCCGGGTACGTGCTGGCCTGCCAGTCGCATCCGCTGACGGAGCAGGTGGAGCTGGACTTCGACCGCTGAGGGCTGCACGGGGGTCGAATCAAGGGTGGGGAGGGAGGGGGAGGGGGGAGGGGGAGGGCCCCCAAGAACACCGATGCTTCATCCCTCTGCCTCTCCGCCCCTCCACCTCGACACCTCTCCACCGCTTCGCCCCTCCGGCACTCCGCCCCTCCGGCACTCCACCACTCCACGCCATTCCCTTCTCCTAGAACATGTTCTATCTTGACGGTCCGTCAGATCACTGTGACCCGCCGGAAGGACAGGCCGTGGACTTCACCTTCACTGAGGAGCAGCGGGCGGCGGCCGAGGCGGCGCGCGGGGTGTTCGCGGGCGTCGCTCCGGACGCGGTGCCCAGCCCGGCGCTCACCACCGGCGCCGTCGCCGAGGGCTTCGACCGGGAGCTGTGGGCCCGGCTGGCCGAGGCGGACCTGCTGAGTCTGCTGCTCGACGAGGCGCACGGCGGCTCCGGCCTGGACGCGATCGCGCTGTGTCTGGTGCTGCGCGAGTCCGCCCAGGTGCTCGCCCGGGTGCCGTTGCTGGAGCACAGCGCGGCGGCAGCGGCCGTGCAGGCTTACGGCGGGCCGGAGTTGACGGGCCGTGTGCTGGCGCGGGCGGGGCAGGGCGAGCTGGTGCTGACCGTCGCGGCGAACGGCCGCAGTGGCCACGACCCGGCCGAACTGGCCGTCGGCGCACGGCTGGACGGCTCTGCGTGGGTGCTGGACGGGGTGCAGACGGCGGTGCCGTGGGCGTATGACGCGGACCTCGTCGTCGTGCCGGCGCATCTGGAGGGGACGGCCGACGAACGGAGCATGCTCGCACTGGTGCCGCGCGAGCGGGACGGGGTGGTCCTCGCCGAGCAGGTGTCCACCAGCGGCGAGCGGCTGGCCGAGCTGCGGCTGACGTCCGTACGGGTCGACGCGGGCGAGGTCATCGAGGCCGAGGGTGCCTGGGGGTGGCTGCACGCGCTGCTCGCCACCGGCACCTGTGC comes from Streptomyces sp. FXJ1.172 and encodes:
- a CDS encoding 2Fe-2S iron-sulfur cluster-binding protein, with product MARFHPLQVASVDRVTDDSVSLTFTVPPALREEYRHSPGQHLALRRRVDGREIRRTYSICSPAPDPAGPGPSALRVGVRMVEGGAFSAYALKEINVGDVLEVMTPAGRFTLDPAPGLYAAIVGGSGITPVLSIVSTLLAREPAARFCLIRGDRTAASTMFLEEVADLKDRYPQRLQLVTVLSREEQQAGLPSGRLDRERLTGLLPALLPVDRVAGWFLCGPYGLVQGAEQALRKLSVERSRIHQEIFHVDAGSPPASTAQAPAHSAVTARLDGRGGTWPVRDGETLLETVLRNRPDAPYACKGGVCGTCRAFLVSGEVRMDRNFALETEETEAGYVLACQSHPLTEQVELDFDR
- a CDS encoding acyl-CoA dehydrogenase family protein, coding for MDFTFTEEQRAAAEAARGVFAGVAPDAVPSPALTTGAVAEGFDRELWARLAEADLLSLLLDEAHGGSGLDAIALCLVLRESAQVLARVPLLEHSAAAAAVQAYGGPELTGRVLARAGQGELVLTVAANGRSGHDPAELAVGARLDGSAWVLDGVQTAVPWAYDADLVVVPAHLEGTADERSMLALVPRERDGVVLAEQVSTSGERLAELRLTSVRVDAGEVIEAEGAWGWLHALLATGTCALALGLGERVLRMTADYTGKREQFGYPLATFQSVAVQAADRYIDLRAMEATLWQAAWRIASGAPGPLPAAGDVAVAKIWASEGVRRVVQTAQHLHGGFGADTDYPLHRYHAWAKHLELALGPAAAYEERLGDLLAAHPLG